In the Chlamydiota bacterium genome, TAAACGACTTTGCTTGCCGGAGGACTGGCAGTCACTCACGCTCCCCAGGCTTCGCCATAAACTTTTCATGATGCCAGGAATCCTGGTGCATACTGGAAATATTCCTAATCTTAAATTTCCAAAGAACAGCCCCAATAAAAAAACCTTCGAGTTCGCCATCAACAAAATCAAAAAACTTGTCCCCCTTGCTTGAAAAATGCTACTTTTCACGCAGGTTTTAGGAAACAAAGAGGGAGAGAAAGGCTCATCAAGGTTAAATGGTGGCACCGTCTAAAGAGAATTTTCCTTAAGTCATTAAGATGGTTTTTTGATCGTTGATTGCCAAACATGCAAATAGCAACTCTAAATTCTATTAATATTTTAAAGGGGCTTTGGCAGGACCTCAAAGATATTGTTAGGCCCTCGACTTATCCATGGCTTTATACGGGCGTGGTCTGGATTTTTGGGATTAAAGCGATTCTAAGATATCGCGATTCTCTTCAAACAAAAAAATATCTTTCGCTGATTTTCTTTCAAACCACTTTCTTTAGCGTGATCCCTGAAGTGATCTTGCACCATTGGCAGGCGTATTCCCTTTTATACGCCTGGCCCTTGGGATTAAGCCCTGTGACGGTGCAATCCTTTTTGCAGAGCCCTACACAATTTTATTTTTGGTGGACGGTCATTTTATCATTTGTTCTTTTACCAATTTTTGTGATGTTTACAGGGAAACAATACTGTTCTTGGATTTGTGGTTGTGGCGGCTTGGCTGAGACCTTTGGGGATAAATGGCGTCATTATCGGCCCGGAGGCAAAGTCAATAGCCAGCGTGAAAGGCAGATTTTTTACGTCATGACGTTTGCGGTGATTGCGACCCTTTGGGCCATGTTCAAGATGCCGGGTGAAAATCTGATTAAATCGATTTACAGCTGGACCGTGGATTTTGCTTTAATCGCGGTGATTCCTGTTTCTCTTTATCCCTTCCTGAGCGGGAAAATTTGGTGCCGGTACTGGTGTCCGACAGCCGGATTCATGCATTTGATTTCGGCTTGGTTTACGAAGAAAGGGCGAAGTCACTATGCCATTCTTCCCAGAAAGGAAAGATGTATCGCCTGTAACCTCTGCACACGTTACTGCGAAGTAGGAATTGACGTTCGAAAATTTGCATTAAAAGGCGAGACGCTGACCAACCTCAACAGCATCAGCTTCTATCGCAAATATCAGAATTGATTTTTGTAGACGGCACAAGTACGGATCAAACTGTAACAATAGCGCAAAAGTATGGAAAGGTTATTCAAACTCGGAAAAATAGAGCCGTACAGATGAATGCGGGGGCCTCGATCGCTCGTGGGGATATCCTTCTTTTTCTTCACGCGATACGCTCATGGATCCACAAGCTTTAACCCGGATTTCTCGTCAGATTTCTTGAGCTCGACCGCCCGAGTCCGCTTTGGAGGGGAGGTTGCACGACCGAGGCCGTGTGAGGCGTACTTTACAGTACGTTGAGCAGGGCCGACCGAGTTTGCACCCAGAGACGAGGCGGAATTGGCGCTCTGAGTAGAAATGTGATGAGAAATTCGGTCTAGCCTGGCTCTTGATGGTGAGCCCTTCCGTTCACCCCTGGTATCTCACGTGGATTCTTGCGTTCACAGGGCTCACGCGTTTCAAGGCTTGGTGGCTTCTTTCGGGGACGATGTTCTTTTATTTTCTATCTTCGCAGGCTAATGGAGTGCCTGACCTTTGGAGTGGGTTGCGGATGTCCGCCATTTATGTACCGTTTCAGAGGTCTTAGCAAACCGCCACAAGGCTCAAAAAACAGCTCAAAATCGCGCCAAAATTCACTGTGGATTTTAAGGAAGTCCAATTTTTGATATGATGTGCTCCGGAAGGAGTACAAAAAATGGGAAACGATGGCAGGATCAGAAGCATTTGGCATACATATTAACTCGGTATCCAACTATATATCTGCATTTATGGGCGACGGAGTAAACGGACTTTTAAGCCGGAAAAGAGGGCCGAAAGAGTCATGGAAAATCACTCCTGAAATAAGATTTAAGATTTTAGAAATAGCATTCAGCAACAAAAATGTTTCTTATGATGATCTTGTAAAATTAGTCAAAGAAAAGTGGGGTAAAGAAGTAGGCATAAGGTCCATATGCCGGATACTTTCAGAGAATGGCTTTATGAACCAATCCGCAAAAGAGCAAAGCCGCGAATCGGAAAGTTGTCTTTTTGAAATAGAAAATACAAATCAATTGTCGTTCCACGATTTAGAAAAAAGGTGTAAAAACTTTTCGGACACTCAAAATATTTATTCAAGAGAAACTGCGTGCAGTGAAGAGAAATGTAATAAGGACAAAGAAATCGCAGCCATTGAGACAAATATTGACGAAGGTTGCGTGGACAAAAAAACATCAGCTTATTCATCCGCGGAGCGGAACTATTTAAATCGTCTGGAGCGCGGAGAGTTTAGCGCCTACGCGGGAGGTTTATTATTTGTTTCATTGCTGCGTCAATATCATTTTGCGTCCACGATAGAAAAGGTAATCGGCATCACGACATGTGAGGGATACAGTCTGGAGCAATTATGTTTAACCATATTATACTGCGATGTGTTTGGTTTTAGATCGATAGAAAATTTTAAGACTGTGTACCCTGAGGAATTTGGGATATTAATCGGTAAATTATATAGTCCGAGCATTTTTACGATACGACGATTTTTGCATAAAATTAGAGAGTTGAAGAATGGCGAACAACTCATGGAGGAATTTGGGAAGGAGTATTTAAGTCAAGGATTGGTCAAATGGGGAGTGCTGTACATTGATTCACACTTTCTTCCCTATTACGGCATTTGCTTAATAAGCATGGGGTGGCATGGAGTCAAGCAGAAGCCGATGAAGGGGAGTTATAATTTTCTGGCGGTTGACGACAAATTCAATCCGCTGATATTTTTTATAAGGCCGTCTTCGGAGGATTTACTAAAAAAGATACCAGAGCTTATCTTAAAGGCAAAAGGCATGGCCAAGTCTGTTGGAATGCCTGACGAAAAGCTGATCGTTGTGTTTGACCGGGAAGGGTACAGCTCTGAATTATTCAGGGAAATGGACAGTGATCAACTTAAGACAAGATTTATTACATGGGCGAAATATTTTGACAGTTGGAAACCGGAAATAAAAGAGGAGCAGTTTAGGGGGCGTGTAATCGTAAACTACGAAATACAAAAAAGCGAGGAGATCAAATATTTTGAAGCAGAAAATCGGACAATGAAAAAATATGGAAAAATACGCGCGATCGTCATTCAGAGCGGGAGAAAAAAGAAGCAGACGGCCATTTACACGAATGATTGGGAAATACCTGCGGGTTTGGTTATTCAATTAATTTGCAGACGGTGGGGGCAGGAAACGCTAATCAAAACATTGAAATTAGATCACAGAATAGATTATTTTCCGGGCTACGAGTACGAAGAATTGGAGAAACAGCCGATGGTGGGCAATCCCATCACGCAGGAATTAAAAAGGAGCAGAGCAAACCTTGTAACAGAATTACATAAATTGAAATTGGGTTTTGCAGACCTATTGCTCAATAAAGTGTCTGATGAGATAAATTGGCAGGAAGTCAAAGAGAAGAAGATAACGACATTGGCCAATATTCAAACGATTAGGACACAGATGTTATTGATTGATCAGAAAATAGATGAATTGCCGGCAGAGATAAAATTTGAAGAGGCCCATAACGGGGAAAGATTGGTTGAATTTGATTATGAGAAAAAGCGGTTTTTGGATTGCATAAAAGTATTCAGTTATACGATGCAGAAAGCGGCATGTAAAATACTGGGAAAGTATTATGATGACCCGAAAGATGTGTGGCAAATATTGGGGATGATCGTACGAAGAGGGGCCGATATAAAGCTGAATGGAAATGAGCTTACGATTAGGCTGAAAAAGTTTAGAGATGAAGTGATTGACTATGCGGCGCGCCATTTGTGTGAAGAATTGAATGAAATGGCTCCGGTTACGCTGGATAAGTTCCGATTTCAGTTGCGATATGAGGTGACATAGGTCAGAAAACCCACAAAAAACTCGTTTGAAATAAATTTGCCTTGTGGCGGTTTGCTAAGACCTCTGCATTGGTGGGGCCTCGCAAGCTGCAGGGCTATCGATAGATACACTTCGATATTACGAGAAGATCGGTCTTTTGGAAAAAGCCATTCGAAGTTCCGGTGGGTTTAGACTTTATTCTCAGGAGACAATTGAAAAGCTTCGATTTATTAAAAAGGCACAAGCCCTGGGCCTAACATTGGGTGAGATTAAGGAGATTATGGTTTGTAGTGAAGAGGGTCTCAAATCTTGCTGTGATTTGGTTAGAACACTCTTTGCGAAGAAAATTGGAGAATTTGATGTAAAAATCAAAGGGCTTGAAAAGATGAAGAGAAGATTGGAGAAAAAAATCTTAAACTGGGTCAGTCCCGAGAAAGCCAAGAGACAAGGATATGCTGTTTGCCCTCAGATTGAGAAGGAACCGGGGAAAAGGAGCTAAGGAAAGGAACTAAGGAAATGAGAGCAAAAGGATTAGGTTTTCTATCTGCATTAACTGCATCCGTGTGTTGCCTGGGCCCTTTGGTTATGATCCTTCTTGGGCTGGGTGGATTAGGAATAGGGTCAATTTTGGGAAGATATCACTGGTTTTTCATCACGGCCGCAGCGGGGCTTCTGGCTTTGGCGTGGGCAAAGTATTTCAAAGAAAAGAAATCCTGCGAATCGGAACAGTGCGAGATGGGAAGAAAAAGAATGACTAGAAATATATTGATTTTAGCATCGGCTGTGGTTTTAACCTTCGCAGGTTTTAATATTTACACGTATGCAAGAGGCAAACCTGTTCGGAATCTATCGCAAGCAGACACTCGAGTCTCGATCCCCGTAAAAGGGATGAGTTGTTTTACCTGCGAGATCGCTATCCAGCAAGCTGTAAAAAAACTCCCCGGGATAAGGAATGTTAAGGCGAGTGCCAGCGATGGTATTGTTTTAGTCTCTTACGACACGGAAAAAACATCCTTGGACGAAGTCATCAACGCGATCAACGAGACAGGCTATAAAGCTGAAAAGTTAAAATGATTAAACAATGGCACTTTTCATAAACTATTTGGACGCTCATCATGTCAAGTTCCTGTTGTGGTGATGCTGAATCATCTTTAGTGAATCCGCTGGGTGAATCGGCCACTCGATCATGTTGTGAATTTCATCCACAGACAGTTTGTGGTCCTGTGAAATGCCCGGCATGTGGTCTCCTGGGTAAACTTGTGAAGCGAATAACCCTGGGATCTCTGGTCAAACCAGAACTTCGAAGTACGATTCCCATGCAAGACGAGTTTTGTTTTTGTAGCTCGCCAGCTTGCGATGTAGTCTATTTTTCTAAAGAAAGAATTCTCTATCGCAAGCAAGATCTTTCCGTCCCCGTGAGTATGAAGGAACCGAGTCATCTCAACCTTCCTATATGTTATTGTTTTGGGTGGACGAGAGAGAGGATTCAAGCCGAGATAGACGCCACGGGAAAGAACACGGTTATTGAAAAGATCAAAGCCCAGGTCAAAATTGGAAACTGTTACTGTGAAATCACCAACCCTGAAGGATCGTGCTGTCTTGGTCATGTCAGTCAAGTCGCTCTTCGCCGTGAAGCTAAGT is a window encoding:
- a CDS encoding 4Fe-4S binding protein, with the translated sequence MQIATLNSINILKGLWQDLKDIVRPSTYPWLYTGVVWIFGIKAILRYRDSLQTKKYLSLIFFQTTFFSVIPEVILHHWQAYSLLYAWPLGLSPVTVQSFLQSPTQFYFWWTVILSFVLLPIFVMFTGKQYCSWICGCGGLAETFGDKWRHYRPGGKVNSQRERQIFYVMTFAVIATLWAMFKMPGENLIKSIYSWTVDFALIAVIPVSLYPFLSGKIWCRYWCPTAGFMHLISAWFTKKGRSHYAILPRKERCIACNLCTRYCEVGIDVRKFALKGETLTNLNSISFYRKYQN
- a CDS encoding glycosyltransferase → MCIKRRDADQPQQHQLLSQISELIFVDGTSTDQTVTIAQKYGKVIQTRKNRAVQMNAGASIARGDILLFLHAIRSWIHKL
- a CDS encoding helix-turn-helix domain-containing protein — protein: MAGSEAFGIHINSVSNYISAFMGDGVNGLLSRKRGPKESWKITPEIRFKILEIAFSNKNVSYDDLVKLVKEKWGKEVGIRSICRILSENGFMNQSAKEQSRESESCLFEIENTNQLSFHDLEKRCKNFSDTQNIYSRETACSEEKCNKDKEIAAIETNIDEGCVDKKTSAYSSAERNYLNRLERGEFSAYAGGLLFVSLLRQYHFASTIEKVIGITTCEGYSLEQLCLTILYCDVFGFRSIENFKTVYPEEFGILIGKLYSPSIFTIRRFLHKIRELKNGEQLMEEFGKEYLSQGLVKWGVLYIDSHFLPYYGICLISMGWHGVKQKPMKGSYNFLAVDDKFNPLIFFIRPSSEDLLKKIPELILKAKGMAKSVGMPDEKLIVVFDREGYSSELFREMDSDQLKTRFITWAKYFDSWKPEIKEEQFRGRVIVNYEIQKSEEIKYFEAENRTMKKYGKIRAIVIQSGRKKKQTAIYTNDWEIPAGLVIQLICRRWGQETLIKTLKLDHRIDYFPGYEYEELEKQPMVGNPITQELKRSRANLVTELHKLKLGFADLLLNKVSDEINWQEVKEKKITTLANIQTIRTQMLLIDQKIDELPAEIKFEEAHNGERLVEFDYEKKRFLDCIKVFSYTMQKAACKILGKYYDDPKDVWQILGMIVRRGADIKLNGNELTIRLKKFRDEVIDYAARHLCEELNEMAPVTLDKFRFQLRYEVT
- a CDS encoding MerR family transcriptional regulator translates to MGGASQAAGLSIDTLRYYEKIGLLEKAIRSSGGFRLYSQETIEKLRFIKKAQALGLTLGEIKEIMVCSEEGLKSCCDLVRTLFAKKIGEFDVKIKGLEKMKRRLEKKILNWVSPEKAKRQGYAVCPQIEKEPGKRS
- a CDS encoding heavy-metal-associated domain-containing protein — translated: MRAKGLGFLSALTASVCCLGPLVMILLGLGGLGIGSILGRYHWFFITAAAGLLALAWAKYFKEKKSCESEQCEMGRKRMTRNILILASAVVLTFAGFNIYTYARGKPVRNLSQADTRVSIPVKGMSCFTCEIAIQQAVKKLPGIRNVKASASDGIVLVSYDTEKTSLDEVINAINETGYKAEKLK
- a CDS encoding (2Fe-2S)-binding protein, which codes for MKRITLGSLVKPELRSTIPMQDEFCFCSSPACDVVYFSKERILYRKQDLSVPVSMKEPSHLNLPICYCFGWTRERIQAEIDATGKNTVIEKIKAQVKIGNCYCEITNPEGSCCLGHVSQVALRREAK